TGCCATCATCATAGAAACGCTTAAGAGTACAGCTCAACAGATAAAGCTGGCTGAGCACATCGCCGAGCCGGGAGGATATCAGCTCTTTTCTTTTTAACTCACCGCCCAAGGTGATCAGCGAGACCTCTGTCACCAGTGTCAGCACAGCCGAGTAGCGATTGATCTGACGAAAATACTTGGCCGCGCCTCCAACATTGCGAGGGCTGCTGGCAAAGAGCCCCACGGTCCAACCATGAAATACTCCTCGCAATAGTGTCTTGAATTGGAACCACATATGCTTGGGGAGTAAATGATCCAGTTGCTCCAGCCCCTCCTCTTCATCGGGATTTTCAGCAGCGAGCATTTCATCAAGTATGTAGGGGTGGCAGCGAATAGCGCCCTGGCCAAAGATCATTAAGCTGCGGGTCAATAAATTGGCCCCTTCTACCGTTATCGCCACGGGTACCGCACGGTAGGCATTACCCAGGTAATTCAGTGGGCCATCCATGATGGCTTTACCGGCATGAATATCCATGGCGTCATCAATAGCCTGGCGCAGCCCCCCTGTTGCACTGGCTTTCATAATTGCGGTGATTACCGCCGGCTTAAGTCCATCATCCAATGCCCTGGTGGTTGTCTTATGGGCGCTATCTAGCACGAAAGCGATAGCGGCGATCTCCGCCAGCCGACTTTGCACCCCTTCAAAACGCCCTACAGGAATATTGAATTGCTCGCGGATACGCGCATAAGCACCAGTGGTCCTCGCCGCCATCTTGGCACCGCCCGTAGATAGCGAGGGAAGCGAGATGCCACGCCCGGCAGCCAAGGCACTCATCAACATTTCCCAGCCTTTGCCGACATTCTCCTGGCCACCAATAATCCACTCCATAGGGATAAAGACATCTTTTCCCCAGTTGGGACCATTTTGGAAGGCCTGCATCGCCGGAAGATGGCGTTGACCAATAGTCACGCCTTCTGTATCAGTAGGGACCAGTGCCACAGTAATTCCCAGCTCCTCTTTATCGCCGAGAATATGCTCCGGGTCGTACAACTTAAAGGCGAGCCCCAAGACCGTGGCAATAGGCCCCAGGGTGATATACCGCTTGTGCCAGTTGACACGCATCCCCAAGACCTTTTCCCCCTGATGATCACCGTAACAGACCTCTCCGCGGTCAATCATGGATGCCGCATCGGAGCCCGCCTGAGGGCTGGTGAGGCCAAAACAGGGAATATCCGTGCCATCGGCAAGCCGGGGCAAGTAATAATCTTTTTGCTCCTGGGTGCCATGAGCGAGCAGCAATTCTCCCGGCCCGAGGGAGTTGGGCACCATCACAGTGACGCCGACGGTGTTACTCCGCGTGGAAATTTTGGTGACTATTTCTGCATGCGCAGTAGGGGAAAAGCCGAGACCACCATATTTTTTGGGAATGATGATGCCGAAGAAACGATTTTTGCGTAGAAACTCCCAAACATGCTCTGGGATATCGTGATCAACAAAGCTGATCTGCCAATCATTGATCATTTTGCAGAGCTCTTCGGCAGGCCCATCGAGAAAAGCCTGTTCCTCCTCATTCAGCTCCGGCGGTCCCATATCGAGTAGTTGCTTCCAGTCCGGTTTGCCGGAGAGAAGCTGAGCATCCCACCAAACTTCTCCAGCCTCCATTGCCTCCCGTTCCGTTTGAGATATTGGCGGTAAAATCCTCTTTATGATGTTCAATAGGGGTTTGGTAAAGAATTTCTTGCGCAACTCGCTCATTTTTACCTTCCGCAGTATCCCTAGCGGTGCACTACCCCGCCAATTACCACTAGCCATGGTGCTATTTCAAAAAATAATGATAGGCAACGAATGCGGTTGAAGAGTTTCAGTAAGATCCCTTCCCAAATTGAAAACTCACAAGTATTCACTCAGTACTCCTGACACAACATTTTGTGCGGGGAGAGCCCCCTAGTAACTAGACGCCCAAGAGAACCTGAAATTTATACATCAATAAGATGTATGAAACGCCAGTTGTCGCGATATTCCTGGGAAATACTACCTATATTTAGAGAGATGGAATGGACGCCGCAAATGAAGCTCTGGATCAGTTGATAGAAAGCATTGAATTAGGATGCTCGTATGAAGCAGACTCTTGTGAACTCGCTTGCCGGTGTCGGACTTTTAACCCCCAGCCTGCTCTTCGCCAATCTGGTGGGTGAAGGCCCCCGGCTGGCCCCGGAAGACAGAATTACCCAGGGACAAATTGTTGAAGGTGAACTGAGCCTGGATGAAATTCGCCAGGCCGGGATGCTCATTTTCAGCACCCCCTTTAATCGCTACGATGGCTACGGGGATGGTGCACACGATGAATCCCAGCCTGATAACCACTCCGCGGATGGCGGGAACCGACCGACATTACAGGGCAATGGTACCTTCCTGCGAGTCAATGGACTCGACTCCCAGAACTGCCTGGAATGTCACAGTATCGTCAGCAATAGAACTGTGCCGGCCACCATGGGTATTGGCGGCGGTGGCGGTTTTAGTACCAGCGCAATGCTGCGTCCGGTAAATATCGATGTCATTGACGAAAGCTTCGATGGGACTGCGGAATACGATGGCCGCCTAATCAACCCCCTATTCTTATTTGGCTCTGGAGGGATTGAACTAGTCGCCAGAGAAATGACCGCTGACCTTCAGCGCCTCAAACAATACGCCTTAGACAACCCTGGAACTGTTGTCAGTCTGGATACTAAATCCGTTAATTTTGGCAGTATTTTTGTCGATGAGGATGGCAACCTGGACACCAGCAATGTGGAAGGCGTCGATGCCGACCTTGTGGTACGCCCGTTTGGCAGGAAAGGCGATAATGCCTCAGCCCGCGAATTCTCCTTGAACGCCCTTTCTTTTCACATGGGGATGCAGGCAACAGAAAAGTTTGGCGGGGCAGAAGCCGACGAAGACAATGACGGCGTGACCAACGAAATTTCTGTCGGTGATCTATCCGCGATCAGTATTTTCATTGCCACCCTGGACCGCCCCTTCCAAATAGAATCCGGCAAAAATAACCGGGGTCGCAAATTGTTCCACGAGGTTGGCTGTGCCGACTGCCATCGTCCCGTAATGACCACTGAGCGGAGGACCTTGCCCTTTAAGCTAACGGGCTCCCCGGAGGCCCCATTTGAAGATACTTTCTATCACGTGGATCTAAGTAAGCCCCCCACAGTTTTTAAATCCATTTTTGGAGCGGGAATTGAGGTCGAAATGTTCTCTGATCTCAAGCGCTATGACATGGGCATAGCACTAGCTGAAACCGCCTTTTTCCAGGATGAGGTGCAAAACAGGGAATTTATCACCGCACGCCTTTGGGGAGTTGCTGACACAGCGCCCTATATGCACGATGGGCGCGCACTCACCTTGGTAGAAGCCATCTTGTTACACGATAATCCTGGAAGTGATGCCGGCTACGCCGCAGAAAACTTCCAAAATCTGAGTGACGAAGACAAGAATAAGATCCTTTATTTTCTGATGTCTCTGCGCATGCCCAAGGATCCAGTTTCAGATTTACACAATCGATAGGCAGCTCTTCATGAACGATGTCCGCGGCAACAAAGTTGCCAGCGGGCATTTTTATTTACAAGCTTTTGTGGAAGCTGCGTAATTGAAAAGTGGGGCTCACACTAGTGCTTCTTGAGCAACAATGATTCCGTTGTTATCTCCATACAGATATTCTCCAGGTCGAAAAGTCACCCCTCCAAAAGTCACTGCCAGATCCCGCTCGCCAATACCTTTTTTCTCCGTTTTCATTGGGTGTGTACCCAGGGCCTGAACGCCTAAATCTAGCGCCCCAATCTGGTCAACATCGCGGATGCAGCCATACATCACTATGCCTTCCCAGCCATTGGCTACCGCTTTATCGGCGAGCATATCGCCAAGACAAGCGCGACGCATTGAACCACCCGCATCGACTACCAGAACCTTTCCTTTTCCCGGTTCCGCCACTAACTCCCGCACCAGCGAGTTATCCTCAAAACACTTAATAGTTACGATTTGACCGCCAAAGCTCTCACGGCCTCCGTAATTAATAAACATCGGCTCAACCACTTGCACTGCATCACCGTGGTCATCACACAAATCGGGGGTAGAAATTGGCATAAGCCCTCTCGCAATCATTCCGTAAAAAATGATGATAGCGATAGTGTCACTCTGGTGGCAGGCTGACAAATAAATACCGGGTATCATCCCTATAGATAATACCCGGCCAAGGCTTCGCTGCTACAAAATCGTTTTCAGGTTTTAGTGCGTAACACGCACCGGAGTACCTACACGTACATGGCGATAAAACTTTCTAGCCATGTGCGGAGGCATACGCACACAACCATGCGAGGCAGGGTGTCTGGGCACATGGCCAGAAGCATGCAGACCGATCCCGCCGTTGAAGCGAATATAGTTATTCATTTTTGCACCACGATACACAGTACCGGCGGGGCGACGATGTTTACGAGTATTTACATTGGACCTCACCACCCGTCCTGTGCGCCTATCTACATAACTACCGTAGATCGAAGAGCGATGATGCGGGTGCTTGGACAATACACGGAAGTGTCCTGGCCGCGTACTATAACCCCGCTTACCGGAGGAAATTCTGGATACCCCAACCAACTTACCGCCTTTGTAGAGGTAAGCGCGCTGTTCACTCAAGTCAATCCTGATTG
The DNA window shown above is from Microbulbifer variabilis and carries:
- a CDS encoding L,D-transpeptidase translates to MHTSRQLQIPILHIFLMLCLLALIAVPPAMAKPRGGNWFDDRAAARGGGASIRIDLSEQRAYLYKGGKLVGVSRISSGKRGYSTRPGHFRVLSKHPHHRSSIYGSYVDRRTGRVVRSNVNTRKHRRPAGTVYRGAKMNNYIRFNGGIGLHASGHVPRHPASHGCVRMPPHMARKFYRHVRVGTPVRVTH
- a CDS encoding acyl-CoA dehydrogenase; the encoded protein is MSELRKKFFTKPLLNIIKRILPPISQTEREAMEAGEVWWDAQLLSGKPDWKQLLDMGPPELNEEEQAFLDGPAEELCKMINDWQISFVDHDIPEHVWEFLRKNRFFGIIIPKKYGGLGFSPTAHAEIVTKISTRSNTVGVTVMVPNSLGPGELLLAHGTQEQKDYYLPRLADGTDIPCFGLTSPQAGSDAASMIDRGEVCYGDHQGEKVLGMRVNWHKRYITLGPIATVLGLAFKLYDPEHILGDKEELGITVALVPTDTEGVTIGQRHLPAMQAFQNGPNWGKDVFIPMEWIIGGQENVGKGWEMLMSALAAGRGISLPSLSTGGAKMAARTTGAYARIREQFNIPVGRFEGVQSRLAEIAAIAFVLDSAHKTTTRALDDGLKPAVITAIMKASATGGLRQAIDDAMDIHAGKAIMDGPLNYLGNAYRAVPVAITVEGANLLTRSLMIFGQGAIRCHPYILDEMLAAENPDEEEGLEQLDHLLPKHMWFQFKTLLRGVFHGWTVGLFASSPRNVGGAAKYFRQINRYSAVLTLVTEVSLITLGGELKRKELISSRLGDVLSQLYLLSCTLKRFYDDGNPKDDLPLLEFAMRDGLHKIEVQLLEVFQNFPRPFFGQLMHFLTMPWGHSIHTASDRQARACAELLLSPSKTRDRLTRGVFLGNPGDGVEIVEQAFNKVCASERAREKLKKGGIRTLSRESVEEGLQRNLISDEEADALRDAADAVDKAIQVDHFDHLARVVGKIQ
- the rraA gene encoding ribonuclease E activity regulator RraA codes for the protein MPISTPDLCDDHGDAVQVVEPMFINYGGRESFGGQIVTIKCFEDNSLVRELVAEPGKGKVLVVDAGGSMRRACLGDMLADKAVANGWEGIVMYGCIRDVDQIGALDLGVQALGTHPMKTEKKGIGERDLAVTFGGVTFRPGEYLYGDNNGIIVAQEALV
- a CDS encoding di-heme oxidoredictase family protein; this encodes MKQTLVNSLAGVGLLTPSLLFANLVGEGPRLAPEDRITQGQIVEGELSLDEIRQAGMLIFSTPFNRYDGYGDGAHDESQPDNHSADGGNRPTLQGNGTFLRVNGLDSQNCLECHSIVSNRTVPATMGIGGGGGFSTSAMLRPVNIDVIDESFDGTAEYDGRLINPLFLFGSGGIELVAREMTADLQRLKQYALDNPGTVVSLDTKSVNFGSIFVDEDGNLDTSNVEGVDADLVVRPFGRKGDNASAREFSLNALSFHMGMQATEKFGGAEADEDNDGVTNEISVGDLSAISIFIATLDRPFQIESGKNNRGRKLFHEVGCADCHRPVMTTERRTLPFKLTGSPEAPFEDTFYHVDLSKPPTVFKSIFGAGIEVEMFSDLKRYDMGIALAETAFFQDEVQNREFITARLWGVADTAPYMHDGRALTLVEAILLHDNPGSDAGYAAENFQNLSDEDKNKILYFLMSLRMPKDPVSDLHNR